The nucleotide sequence TGTGATTCTTTCTGACGGCAACATATAGATATTCAATTTTTATGGCACTTTCTAAAAATGGACATACACTCACCATCTCAACTTTAATCATAGGTTATACACAAGTGacagaaaaatgatattttgatttagcGTGTTACTTTCCTAAGTCATAGGTTATACAAAAgtctagaaaaataataatttttatggcACTTTTCATTTGTCATGTGACTAATATTACTCAACCTGACACCatcatattttgatttgttatgtTTTCTTAGTTCCCACTTTGCGGAATTTGCTTTCTCGAGATGAAACTCTCTCAACCAACGCAACTCCTCAAAAGCGTAAGCACCTGTTCAATTCATTTGAGAGAAAACTGAATCAACTCTTACTTCATCTTGAAATCTGAATATGGATATGATAAATGTCTTCTTCTTTTACAGCTACTCGTTCTTTCTCCTTGTTATCGCCGTTTCGAAGCAACAGCCgagaaaaaaagataatgatGGCTTGATAAAACTGATTCTGCTATTTGAGGTTGATGTCGTGACCATTTACtcaattctttttctcttttcctgAGCTTCAATGGTCCTGAATTATTTTTGTCTAGCTGAAAACATCagagtaaataaatatattgctgttgcctttttaaatttaatcaatgGTCATTCTTGCATTTTATTGTATATAGTGCATTCCTTTACTATAGAAGAGTCACATTCTTATTCTTCAATGATTCTgaacaatatttaaaatattaaatcaatttgaaacattaattttacttttaaattaacTTTGTCAATAGATATAACTTTATATATCCATTAATCTCTATCTAAAATAAGATAATGAAACTGAATGTTGAACAAAACCAAATACAGTAGGTAACACTATTTAAAAATCTAAATGACTGAGAtaaagaaattgagaagagcttggcttccaaaataaaatatttagaaaacATGAATTCGAGAACTAAGGCAATTAGACCTGGTTTGAGTTGAACTTTGAATTGAAATAaactaatcattattaaaaccaaaccaaataattttttttctttgttcttcattTAGATTATTTGGCTGATTAGGTCATTCGATAATGAAAttcctttgtcaaaaaaaaaaaaaaaaatctaatgaaaTTCCTAAAGTCCACATCATAAATTACAATGTACCAACGTGTATTGGTTGAAAAACTTAGACCAGAAAGATTGGTTCTGTTTAACTGGTGAACTAGTGACCCCAATGAGGTAATTTCGAGTGAAATATATGTATATCAACATGTATCAGTTTGTTTTCAGTAAAACCACGACTTAATTGATTGAATTAGGGTCTATATTTTACATAGAAAGTTGAGCTATATCAAGCTCTAGTATGATGGCGATGAGGTTATTGCATTTCTCCGAGTTCAAGTTGCAAGCACGCTTCACAGAAGGGTAACCAGTTTTCCTTAAACATAGAAGCCACCATAGCTCTCAGAGGGGAGAAGAgtataaaaatatttctaaacATAGATGCAAATTACATCAAAAAATTCTTAAGAAACTTAATATGCCATCAATATATTCCCACGAATCTACTTGAGTTAGAAGCAAAATTTTCAAGGCTGTATCAGTAAGTTTTCTCTGACTACAACTGCTATAAGAAACTTTGGTATACATAGTTTTTGCTACCTGTTCTGGCATTGAACTATTCAACTACTCAACTACTAGGATATACTAATATGGTGAAGAATCAATCAAATCGAATGATTAAACATGAAATATGGCTTCTGCTCATCCTAACCAATGCTTCCTTAGCCAAACACTCTGCTGCTTCTTGTGGATCCTCTATGTGCCTGATAAGATTCACTGCTTCTTGGTTCTTCATCACCTACAAATACATAGGAGACTCATGagcttctttttttgtttttcctatttattttaaaaaaaacgaGCGAATCGCCGATTTATTCTAAGTTATAACATTAACATGTCATCTTGAGGCTTTACCTCCCATATGCCATTGCTTGCCAAGATAACAAATTCAGTACTAGAGTCAATCCAATAACTTCCAACCACAAGTTCTGAAGCTTTAGAAGCCTTTGTACCTGTTGCATTACCTGATTCACATGCTGTTACTTCATTTTGTGTACATGCATATCATCCATTATTAAATGTGACAACCAAAACATATACTCACTTATAGATGaacaaattaaacaacattctgattatttcattattatattGAGAGAGGATGAACTATCTCTTGAATAGATCAAATCCCAATTGAATGAAAAAGATGGAGCTATTAAGTGCTCAATTCTGGATTACAAAACTGATTTGTTTCCTACttagggtttgtttggattgacatttatttgagcttatctactgtcATAAGCATTTGAGATGGTTTGGAAGAACTTATGGATACAGCTTAGAATATgtccataagctattttcatagcttaagaaaacagcttatagtttatacaaaaatagtttgactttattttatcttttgctttgGAAATATTATATACATAAATCTTATATGATAAACGTTTATGCTACAAACActtaattttgttgtttatcGAAACACGGCCTAATATTGCTTTCCATCTCCCAAATGAATCGTCATAGTCATTCgaaatatttcaaaaagattCGAGTATTTGATTTGATACCTGAAAAAAGTCTGTGAAACCAATGTTTCTTAGATGATTGATTGTGCTTTCCAATTGTCTGATAAGCTACACCATCTCTACACAAAACAGTTCTGTAATCTCCGATGTTGGCTAGCACGAGTTTTTCTCCATTTATTATCATCACAGATGTTGAACCTATGATGCATGTTTCATCTGATTTGTGCATCTCTCTGATCTTTGTTTTTGCACCTAGGTATGCTCTCTTGAGTGTTTCTTTGGCTTTTCTCCTCAAATGAGACTAACATAATTGATAATTGAAACATCAGAAACAGAAAAGAGACCAGAAGTATATGATAAAATAGGAAATTATATGGGCATAGAGATTAAGAAGCAATAAATCACAATGCATTTAGTCCCTTTTACTTTTCATTAAAGTACTCCAATAAGTAAACAAGCAAAGACTTGGAAGACTTATTTTAGCTTATCTACCGACAGGAAAGACTTGGAAGACTTATTTTAGCTTATTTTAGAAGTACTTGTGAGACTATTTGTGAGAGCTTatagaaacagcttatgaaaTGTCCAAGTTTCATCTTATATCCATAAACTTTccatgatagcttatgaaaatagatTATAACTTAAAGGagaacagtttgactttattttatcttatgctATAAGCTCTTAATTAACTAAAAACAGAAAGGACATTAAGTTTTTATCCTATTTTGTTCTTCCATTCAAAAGTCTCCCAAGTTTTGGAAAAGTTAAATCATAGAATCACCAATCAAAAGCATCATTGatttggttcagaaatataAAGAGCAAACTGCATAAAAATCAATAGAATAATTAATTGATTACCTCTTTGAGATTCTTGTCAAAATAATTGGCTTGCAAATATTTGGTAACACAATCTCCAACCAAAGTATCAAAGATTCCACAATACCACAATTCTGTCTCACCAATTTGCTCTCTTTGTATCACAACTGAATCAAACTCACAGTCATCAGAATCACCATTAATCCAATCATGCTCCACTACATGATGACCATGTGATATTGGCATCATCCATGATTGCTTGCTTCCAACTCCATTATTTCTTCTTACCTTTCTATTTCCTAAACATGAGAGTTTCACCCTAAGTGCCTGTGCAAGTCAATAGAAATTCAACTTTTTGATGTAAACAACTAGTTATTGTTGTTAATAAGCATAATCTCAAAAGGGTCAAGACCATATATTATTTTTCCCTTAAATTTGATCACAACTAACatgtccataattttttttttcttattaatttcaaagagACTTCATGTTCATGTAACAAtggaataagaaaaataaaataacatttgacTTACCTTGACTTTGAAGTGAAAATCTCTTATTCCCATTTTTTTTCCCTCTAAGTATATGATCAGAACCTgaataaaattgagaatttgagaagaTGAGTAGAAAATCaaagcttataaaaataaataaataaataggtcTTTTGATCCAATTGGTTTGAGGTGATGATATATTCAACAAAGGTGTTGAATAAGGTGTGGAAGTAGCTGCtcaattgaatgaattaatTGACTTTAATTATCCGTTAGGAGACTAGTTTGAATAATCAGTAACTGTCAGCCTCTACCTATTGAtgttttgaattgaataaaCCTAAAATACTTGGAATCTCTTGATaaagaaaattagggttagggttgATCTGAGTCTAAAtcagaaaattttaaaactcgaacatgtatgtaaaaatatttacatttatctCTCTTCGATGAATACTAGTCAGCTTCAACGGACACCAATGGTATGGACACGAACCAATGGCCTCCTAATGCAAACTGTATTTATACGTTATACCAAACCATTGAAGTTGTATTTGAAATTTCTAATTctagaaaaataatcaaatattaattatttgccaaaaaattgtccttttttCTTGGCATGAAGTAAGAAACAATCTGAAAAAAAGGGTCGAGTCAAATAAAACGGGTAACGGCTCACTGAATTTTCTTTCGACTTTTATTGGGTTATTATCTTTAGTCTAACGTTtctttgaatttgatttgattttttacaaaaataataatttcttttgctccttaaaacaataatttattatgtacaaaaaaaaaaattataatttttttttgaagaaaccaaaatgaattatattaccatGAACAACGTAATTGTCGAAGCACAAGGCGTGCCATAACAATCACGGAAAGAGCAACATTCTATCAAATTACAATATAGTCAATCAATGTTCATACATAAAAG is from Medicago truncatula cultivar Jemalong A17 chromosome 1, MtrunA17r5.0-ANR, whole genome shotgun sequence and encodes:
- the LOC25482968 gene encoding putative protein phosphatase 2C-like protein 44 isoform X1, whose protein sequence is MGIRDFHFKVKALRVKLSCLGNRKVRRNNGVGSKQSWMMPISHGHHVVEHDWINGDSDDCEFDSVVIQREQIGETELWYCGIFDTLVGDCVTKYLQANYFDKNLKESHLRRKAKETLKRAYLGAKTKIREMHKSDETCIIGSTSVMIINGEKLVLANIGDYRTVLCRDGVAYQTIGKHNQSSKKHWFHRLFSACESGNATGTKASKASELVVGSYWIDSSTEFVILASNGIWEVMKNQEAVNLIRHIEDPQEAAECLAKEALVRMSRSHISCLIIRFD
- the LOC25482968 gene encoding putative protein phosphatase 2C-like protein 44 isoform X3, with the translated sequence MGIRDFHFKVKALRVKLSCLGNRKVRRNNGVGSKQSWMMPISHGHHVVEHDWINGDSDDCEFDSVVIQREQIGETELWYCGIFDTLVGDCVTKYLQANYFDKNLKESHLRRKAKETLKRAYLGAKTKIREMHKSDETCIIGSTSVMIINGEKLVLANIGDYRTVLCRDGVAYQTIGKHNQSSKKHWFHRLFSGTKASKASELVVGSYWIDSSTEFVILASNGIWEVMKNQEAVNLIRHIEDPQEAAECLAKEALVRMSRSHISCLIIRFD
- the LOC25482968 gene encoding putative protein phosphatase 2C-like protein 44 isoform X2, which encodes MGIRDFHFKVKALRVKLSCLGNRKVRRNNGVGSKQSWMMPISHGHHVVEHDWINGDSDDCEFDSVVIQREQIGETELWYCGIFDTLVGDCVTKYLQANYFDKNLKESHLRRKAKETLKRAYLGAKTKIREMHKSDETCIIGSTSVMIINGEKLVLANIGDYRTVLCRDGVAYQTIGKHNQSSKKHWFHRLFSGNATGTKASKASELVVGSYWIDSSTEFVILASNGIWEVMKNQEAVNLIRHIEDPQEAAECLAKEALVRMSRSHISCLIIRFD